In Anaerolineae bacterium, the genomic window GGTGGCAGAGGCGGCAAACCTGCCCTATACCCGCGGGGCGCTGGTGGAGACGGTGATGCCGGACAGCCCGGCCGAGCAGGCCGGCCTCCGCGGCGGCACCCATGCCGTCGAGGTGCCGGGCTATCTGGAACCGGTGCTCATCGGCGGGGACATCATCACCGCCTTTGACGGCTATCCCATCAACAGCTTTGATGATCTGATCAGCCGGCTGGAGAACGCCAGCCCGGGGCAGACCGTCACGCTCACCGTGATGCGGGATGATAAGCCCATGCGCATCAGGGTGACCCTGGGCCGGCGGCCCGGCCCATGACCAACCATCCTGATACTGCGGAGAGGAAGGGCCATGATGCGGCGATCCTCTGAAAGTATTTTGCCATTATGGGAGCGTATCGAACAGGAGGCGATGGAAATCATCCCGGATGAGGACGAGCCCTGCTATCTCATCAGCGTGGCGGCGGAGATGGTGCAGGTGCACCCGCAGACCCTGCGGCGCTATGAGGAGTGGGGGCTGATCAAGCCGGCGCGCGTCTCGGGCAAGCGGCTGTACTCGCCGCGCGATATCCGCCGCCTGCGGAAGATCGTGCGCTTGATGGATGACCTGGGGGTCAATCTGGCCGGCGTGGAAATTATCCTGCGCCTGACGGACCGGCTGGAACAGCTCCAGGCGGAGATGGCGCAGATGCAGGAAGAGTTTGAGCAGGAGCTGGCGCGACTGCGCCGGCTGGCCGGCAGTTAGTGTCGGTGTGGGGGCCGGCGA contains:
- a CDS encoding MerR family transcriptional regulator; the protein is MEIIPDEDEPCYLISVAAEMVQVHPQTLRRYEEWGLIKPARVSGKRLYSPRDIRRLRKIVRLMDDLGVNLAGVEIILRLTDRLEQLQAEMAQMQEEFEQELARLRRLAGS